From a single bacterium genomic region:
- the purC gene encoding phosphoribosylaminoimidazolesuccinocarboxamide synthase has protein sequence MGSVKDLIIIKEPTEEKTGIGQFVFSDRYSVFDWGEMPDHIPDKGKAICIVTAYFFEKLEQKGIKTHYLGVVENGTVKRLDEVKEPSDTLQFKMVRVVKPAFDGKDYNYSVFRTLKSNFLIPLEVIYRNWLPEGSSLLKRLQKGEWKPEDVGLSQMPIAGQKLEKTILDFSTKLEITDRYIKEKEALEISGLTKEEFNKLKETAMKINEIITEEASKLGLTNEDGKFEFALDEGRNLIIVDAVGALDECRFTYHGTPVSKEILRIFYRETDWYKETEKAKKEDRQNWKNLVKCSPPPLPQEWKELVSNIYKSYTNEITGRKFFDVPSLPQLLSQLEKLIGRFKE, from the coding sequence ATGGGCAGTGTTAAAGACCTCATAATCATAAAGGAACCCACAGAAGAGAAAACAGGTATAGGACAATTTGTTTTTTCTGATCGCTACTCCGTTTTTGATTGGGGTGAAATGCCAGACCATATCCCAGACAAGGGCAAGGCAATATGTATAGTAACTGCCTACTTCTTCGAAAAACTTGAGCAAAAAGGCATAAAAACGCACTATCTCGGCGTTGTAGAAAATGGGACAGTTAAGAGACTTGATGAAGTAAAAGAGCCATCTGATACCCTTCAGTTCAAAATGGTAAGAGTAGTAAAGCCGGCCTTTGACGGGAAAGATTACAACTACTCAGTGTTTAGGACATTAAAATCTAATTTCCTTATCCCTCTTGAAGTAATATATAGAAACTGGCTTCCCGAGGGTTCTTCACTTCTTAAGAGGCTTCAAAAGGGCGAGTGGAAACCAGAAGATGTGGGGCTAAGCCAAATGCCTATAGCAGGCCAGAAATTGGAAAAGACAATCCTCGATTTTTCAACAAAACTTGAAATTACCGATAGATATATTAAAGAAAAAGAGGCACTTGAGATCAGCGGGCTCACAAAAGAAGAGTTCAACAAACTAAAAGAAACGGCCATGAAGATAAACGAAATCATCACCGAAGAGGCCAGCAAGTTGGGCCTTACTAATGAAGACGGAAAATTTGAATTTGCCCTTGATGAAGGGAGAAATTTAATAATTGTGGACGCTGTAGGAGCCCTTGATGAGTGCAGGTTTACTTATCATGGAACGCCCGTTAGTAAAGAGATATTGAGAATATTTTACCGAGAAACTGATTGGTATAAGGAAACGGAAAAAGCTAAAAAGGAAGATCGACAAAACTGGAAGAACCTCGTTAAATGCAGTCCCCCACCCCTCCCACAGGAGTGGAAAGAGTTGGTCAGCAATATTTATAAAAGCTACACCAACGAAATTACGGGAAGAAAGTTTTTTGATGTTCCATCCCTACCACAACTTCTTTCACAATTAGAAAAGTTAATAGGCAGATTTAAAGAATAA